TCAGTCAAGCAACatcaaaatcataaatatttattacttGTCAGTCAAGcaacatcaaaatcaaaacttacATGCCAATAATCATGATCGATGGTGAGCAGTTTGGTGATGGCGTAAGTACCAGCAGCTAGAACTATCGTGGCGTTGATGCTCCTATCGATCATCTTTTCCATCTCTTCGCTCTCTCTGCTCTTCTCGTCTCCCAAGTCAGctgttggagaagatgaagggAACCCTTCAAAGGAAAGCTGTTCAGCACCAAACCCAACAACCACCGGTTCGTTCACATCTCTCTCCGTCTCGCTGCTCATCACAACCAGAGAACCTTCCTCGTGGTCCGTACGATCCCCGCTCTGCACCGGAATCACATCGGTCTCATCGTGGACCAACGCGCACGAAACGCAGCTTCTCCGTTTGTTAATCCTAAGGAAGACTTGGGAGCGGTGCGGTTTCCGAGAAGGtttcgagagagagaggaagctACGCGGAGAGATTGAGGTGTGGAGTGAAGAAGTTGCCATGGCGAGTTGACTCGGTGAAAACTCAGAGTCAGACTCGCTCAGTTTCTCCGAGTTGTGGAGCTTTTTAAACGGACGCTTATCTTTATTACAAGATTTTGTGAAGTCATGAAGAGTTCCACGTAGCTGTGTTCTGGTACGATTGTGTTAGATCTAATCTAACGGCTGTGATTTATTGTTTGAGTTATTCATGTGTTTGACTTAGACGATGAACGGTTGCGATCAGAAACTCTAGAAAGTATCGGTCTGAAGGAGAAGTACTGGTACCAACTTATAGAAGATTCTTCGGATGATGAAAAGAGTACTGTCCACAAGTACGTATATAAGATTCTTCACATAAATAAATGCTAAAAGTATTTATGTCAAAATAATACGTAAtgctgaaaatatttataaccataaaaatattcagtttttttaatataaattctcaaaataatatatgtgatgCAGATTCCATATCGATCAATTAAAAGAATCAATCTAATGATTCCAAAAGTAAAATTGACAATAAATCGCTGGATATTTCAACATCCGaccttagctcagttggtagagcggaaGACTGTAGTCTGTGACAGCAAATCTTTAGGTCGCTGGTTCGATTCCGGCAGGTCggatttttttgtgttttgcttcttctttaaaAGACGCATTGGATCAAGAAACGGCGTGGTGTTCTCCTTTGAAAGATACAGACGGTATGGCCGAGCTATGTTTAATTTGTATGTATAAAGATTAAATGGAACTTCTCTACGTTCTAAGAATTTCCTCACGCAGGCTTTACTGCCACACTTGGGGTTTGGACACGATGCAACATAACATCATGCTTGGTCCAGCCCAttcctttcttctttcttttgctCCACTCGACGTGGCCCAATTTTTACTAACCAAAGGCAAATCATTTTCCATTTTCGTTTTCATCTTTGCGCAAACTATTTTCACATAAGACTGAGTCAGCCATTTACGTATATGATGGAGTGTGGAAGTATCAATAAACATGTAACATTAGTGTGAAATTAATTCAACAATAAACATGTAAGATCAAGTGGTTGCAATCAATTCAGCCATCTTAATGAACTGTTTGATTatgttcaacttttttttttgcggaaTGATGATTTCTCTTTAAAAGCAATCCTAACTATGTCCAAAGCATCAACATACATATAGCTTATGGTATTTGAAAGCGATCCTAGCTACACAATAATATTCATTACATAAAATGAAAATCTAATTACagccagatttttttttttttttgtggaatgGCGAGTTTTCTTTGGCTCACAGACCTCTTAGTTATAGAAGGAAGAGATTAAGGAATGAATTTTCAAAttcatttaaaacatttaaaatgttACAAACCTTATTACAAACATGTAAAATGTACATGGATGATAAAAAGTTCTCAACTGTATACAATGATATAATCCTTCATGCAGATACTTGTTGCCAAAACATGGATGATAAAAGTTCTCAACCATACTATGTTTAATTCGTTTGAAAAACCTATATATAATGATGCAGACACTTGGGGGAGAAAGTAATCAATCTTATCCCAACATAATTAATACTTAGAAAACACATTAGGTGTGTTAGAGATAGAAGTTTCAACTTTTGGAGAAACAGGTTCCGTAATCTCAGAGTTTCCATTCAAGTTTCAAAtattaattcattttattaaacaataaaACATGAGTGCCGTATGAAAAAGTGTTGTACCATTTTTCAACATGTACATTAAATGGTTTTCTACGATCAACAATATGAAGTTTTGGCATACCTGGCTGGAGCCGTTTATCACcgaaatttatttaagtatatgcATTAATAAATGCAATTTTCGTTGGTGAAAtgagaagaaaacaaatatattgttcatataaaaaacgaaaataattGAAGTTTGAGGAGGTGAGGTTTTGTCATGCATGACCCATCCTCTCATCTTTCTGAGAATGGACAATGACAAACTCAACATCCAACTGTTTTATTCACGTGTCAGCTACTCACACCTTCTTCATGATACAAATCCTTTGCCACTAAGGAAAATAATAATTGCATAAATATGAAGAGAGTTCGTACTTAGGTACCCTTTGTAATTTTCAAACTTGTACaactttactatatatatatatatatatttttctttttgagaactataaataaaataattttatgctaCAATGTTAGTATAAGTTTATTCACACAAAAGTACTTTCTAAATAACGTAGATGAAAATATACTAAAACACATTAATGTAGTTGAGAAGTTTAGACACATAAGTTAGATAACAGTTTTATACCTTCATCTCTTTTCATAAtctagtaaaaaaattaaaaataaaattttagtcatAACGTAGGATTAGTTTATTTACTAATAATAGATGTTATACCATTTTTTGCATATAAACTATTagtttatttgatctaaatttcttttagttttttttggtgaaGAACATGTTCTTTATTGAGGGCTGTACGTGTATATGGTCCAATCTCtcaatttttttactttctgAACTCCCCACACGAGTATTCGATTTAACTTTCAATAATTAATTACTCGTCctatatttcattatttatttttttggtgcAAGCTCTTAGCtctattttgtatatttcattatttataaGCTCAAAAGTTCCACAACACCATAACACCATAAAACTCCAAATCCACCACAACtccaaaaggaaaaagaaaaaatagttcCGCAACACCATAAAACCCAAAAACCGCCCACTTCTACCATCAAAGAAAGACAACACAGAGAAACGTTCCTCTCTGAAACCAATCGTGGCTGTATCTAAAAGAGTTCTCATTTGTGATTCTTGATTGGTCTAAACCTTAATCAAGAAGATATGGTATGTTTCTGTTTCTTGGTGGATCAGAAGAGGAAAGTGAAGCGGAGCAAACCGGCGGCAGGAACTTGCTCACGGTGCGGCCATGGCGCTAGCATCGCCGACATGAAGACGTCGACGAGATTTTGTTTCGTTCCAATTTACTGGAAATCTTGGAGAGCCGTTGTTTGCAGTTTCTGTGGCTCTGTTCTTAAGTCCTACCGTTAAAAGATTTTCCAGTTTATCAACCACTAGATTTTCATTACAATGTTtaacataattataaaataacatatatatatgtatgtgtgtgGGTAGTATAGAGATCATaggt
This genomic interval from Brassica napus cultivar Da-Ae chromosome A6, Da-Ae, whole genome shotgun sequence contains the following:
- the LOC125610072 gene encoding uncharacterized protein LOC125610072, which translates into the protein MVCFCFLVDQKRKVKRSKPAAGTCSRCGHGASIADMKTSTRFCFVPIYWKSWRAVVCSFCGSVLKSYR